The Bacteroidota bacterium genome includes a window with the following:
- a CDS encoding 50S ribosomal protein L25/general stress protein Ctc → MKTISMSGSQRENVGKKDARMHRREGKVPCVLYGGKEQIKFAVEEKAFKKVLFTPEVFQIRLNIDNQEHDAILQDVQYHPVTDVVMHADFLELVPGRPVIVALPFKTKGTSEGVLQGGKLHKKKRKIRVKGLVEHLPDYIELDITPLKIGDSIKVGDIHIEHLEMLDSARDVVVNVKVTRVVAPVVEGEAAPAIPAAEGGAVPAAPAVK, encoded by the coding sequence ATGAAAACAATTTCTATGAGCGGTTCTCAGCGCGAGAACGTAGGGAAGAAAGATGCCAGGATGCACCGCAGGGAAGGTAAAGTCCCATGTGTGCTTTATGGGGGGAAAGAACAGATCAAGTTTGCCGTGGAGGAAAAAGCCTTTAAAAAGGTACTGTTCACGCCTGAAGTTTTTCAAATCAGGTTAAACATTGATAACCAGGAGCACGATGCCATTCTACAGGATGTTCAGTACCATCCTGTTACCGATGTGGTCATGCATGCCGATTTCCTTGAACTTGTGCCCGGTCGTCCAGTAATCGTCGCTCTTCCGTTTAAGACCAAAGGCACCTCCGAAGGTGTTCTTCAGGGAGGCAAACTACACAAGAAAAAGAGAAAGATCAGAGTCAAGGGTCTGGTTGAGCATCTTCCCGACTATATCGAATTGGATATAACCCCGTTAAAAATCGGTGATTCCATAAAAGTTGGTGATATTCATATTGAACATCTGGAGATGCTGGATTCAGCAAGAGATGTCGTTGTCAATGTGAAAGTGACCAGGGTTGTCGCGCCTGTCGTTGAAGGTGAAGCTGCTCCGGCTATTCCTGCTGCAGAAGGCGGCGCTGTGCCGGCTGCTCCGGCTGTAAAATAA
- a CDS encoding four helix bundle protein, with protein MNNLEERTLKYAVQIRSLIKKIPLTIFLIEDLKQLIRSSGSLGANYIEANEALSKKDFILRLKISLKETKESEYWLKVIMASNTFENRLVKEFGELINETTELRKILASILQKSR; from the coding sequence ATGAATAATTTAGAGGAAAGGACCTTAAAGTATGCAGTCCAAATCAGAAGCTTGATTAAAAAGATACCGCTGACGATTTTTTTAATTGAAGATTTAAAACAGTTGATTAGGTCATCTGGTTCTCTCGGAGCTAATTATATTGAAGCCAATGAAGCGCTTAGCAAAAAGGACTTTATCCTAAGGCTGAAAATCAGCCTTAAAGAAACTAAAGAAAGTGAGTACTGGCTTAAGGTAATCATGGCAAGCAATACATTTGAAAATCGATTGGTCAAGGAGTTTGGCGAATTGATCAATGAGACCACTGAACTTCGTAAGATATTAGCATCCATACTCCAAAAATCACGATGA
- a CDS encoding ribose-phosphate pyrophosphokinase, whose protein sequence is MAAKVNIFSGRASKYLAEKICEVYGKELGNVIVAEFSDGEFQPSFEDNVRGNDVFIIQSTCPPAENLLELLMLIDAAKRASAEQIIAVIPYFGFARQDRKDKPRVSIASKLVANLLSAAGITRIITIDLHADQIQGFFDIPMDHLYASSIFIPYLKELNLPNLTIASPDTGGTKRAAAYAKILGTDMVVLYKQRAKPNEVTQMALLGDVKGRDVVLVDDIIDTGGTISQAAKLIMDKGATSIRAFCTHAVLSGQAYELLQKSAFTEIVVSDTIPLKQPLDKITVLSTAGLLSDVIRRVHKHKSISSLFRFDDLNH, encoded by the coding sequence ATGGCAGCAAAAGTGAACATTTTCTCCGGTCGCGCCAGTAAATACCTGGCAGAGAAAATATGCGAAGTTTACGGAAAAGAACTCGGCAATGTTATTGTCGCCGAATTTTCTGACGGGGAGTTTCAGCCTTCTTTTGAGGATAATGTGCGTGGGAATGATGTATTCATTATACAATCGACCTGTCCTCCGGCAGAAAATCTGCTGGAATTGCTGATGCTCATCGATGCAGCCAAGAGAGCTTCTGCCGAACAGATCATCGCCGTCATCCCATATTTCGGCTTTGCCCGGCAGGACCGTAAGGACAAGCCCCGGGTTTCCATCGCTTCAAAGTTGGTGGCCAACCTGTTATCAGCCGCCGGTATCACACGCATCATCACCATTGACCTTCATGCCGACCAGATACAGGGCTTCTTTGATATACCTATGGATCATCTTTATGCATCTTCTATTTTTATTCCTTACCTTAAGGAATTAAACCTGCCTAACCTGACTATTGCCTCCCCTGATACAGGTGGCACAAAAAGAGCTGCAGCTTATGCCAAAATATTGGGTACCGATATGGTAGTCCTTTACAAACAGAGGGCTAAACCAAATGAAGTTACACAGATGGCCCTTCTTGGCGACGTGAAAGGAAGAGATGTGGTGCTGGTGGATGATATCATTGATACTGGCGGTACGATCAGTCAGGCTGCTAAACTCATAATGGATAAGGGAGCAACAAGTATAAGGGCATTTTGTACTCATGCCGTGCTCTCCGGTCAAGCTTATGAGTTACTGCAAAAATCAGCTTTCACCGAGATTGTCGTCAGTGATACCATACCGTTAAAGCAACCTCTTGACAAGATCACTGTTCTCTCTACAGCCGGCTTGCTGTCGGACGTGATCAGAAGAGTACACAAACATAAGTCAATCAGTTCATTATTTCGATTTGATGATCTGAATCATTAA
- the pth gene encoding aminoacyl-tRNA hydrolase, with protein sequence MKYLIAGLGNIGEEYANTRHNIGFVTVDAFAKASEASFLSDKYVSIARTSHKGRKVILIKPTTYVNLSGKAITYWLAKEKIPLENLLVIVDDIALPLGALRMKTKGSDGGHNGLIDIIAQMGTTEFPRLRIGIGDDFAKGYQVEYVLGKWTKKEEEILIPRIEVAVEAIKSFVHDGIERAMNRYNTRINNGDTG encoded by the coding sequence ATGAAGTACCTTATAGCAGGACTTGGTAACATTGGCGAGGAATACGCCAATACGCGCCATAACATCGGCTTTGTGACTGTGGATGCCTTTGCAAAGGCATCTGAGGCGTCTTTCCTGTCCGACAAGTATGTTTCTATCGCCCGGACAAGTCACAAAGGACGTAAGGTGATCCTGATAAAACCCACGACTTACGTCAACCTTAGCGGCAAGGCCATTACATATTGGCTCGCAAAAGAAAAAATTCCACTGGAAAATCTCCTGGTCATTGTTGATGATATTGCACTGCCACTGGGTGCACTGAGAATGAAAACAAAGGGCAGTGATGGCGGGCACAATGGCCTGATCGATATCATCGCTCAGATGGGAACAACAGAATTCCCACGGTTACGAATCGGTATCGGTGATGATTTTGCCAAGGGTTATCAGGTGGAATATGTCCTTGGCAAGTGGACAAAAAAAGAGGAGGAGATCCTCATTCCCCGCATAGAGGTGGCTGTGGAAGCTATTAAAAGTTTTGTACATGATGGGATTGAGCGGGCCATGAACAGATACAACACCCGCATCAATAATGGTGATACGGGATAA
- a CDS encoding bifunctional UDP-N-acetylmuramoyl-tripeptide:D-alanyl-D-alanine ligase/alanine racemase, with product MPDGLNQYTIGQINRIVGGQLILTVDVESPVSDLLIDSRRLVSPDHSIFFALKSPRNDGHLYIPELLDKGVRNFVISDIPDTIKHAHPSLQANIVQVDNTLTALQHLCASHRKRFSIPVIGITGSNGKTIVKEWLFQLMGRDKNMVRSPKSYNSQIGVPLSVWQLNSTHDLAVFEAGISKPGEMSRLQAIIQPDIGIFTNIGQAHDENFKTVDQKIKEKLILFKDTQTLIYCTDQVLVHQHIRDDATFADKQFFTWGNDAFCDLIISSVISHPQGTTIMAEYHKNHIEITIPFTDEASVENAIHCWAVMLYFGYDTRDIAPRMRILTPIAMRMEMKEAINHCSIINDSYSSDIKSLGIALDFLDQQKQHTGKTVILSDILQSGKKDKDLYSEIAEILSRKNVSRIIGIGPVISNQAKQFKMKKEFYPDTDSFLSGFDAASFHDETILLKGARIFEFEKISKVLQLKAHETILEINLDALIHNLNFYRSKLKPTTKVMAMVKAFSYGSGSFEIANTLQYHHADYLAVAYADEGLELRQTGITMPIMVMNPEEPGMETLIRYDLEPEIYNFRVLEQLMTAIRNSNGKNDHPVSIHIKLDTGMHRLGFEEEHLDGLVTRLKNDPLIHIQSIFSHLASSENPEHDDFTLKQIERFRMMSSKIRSAFSHKILLHILNSAGIVRFPQAQFDMVRLGISLYGVDTSNAEQRHLINVSTLKSSISQIKKVVAGEAIGYNLQGVASRDMNMAVVPIGYADGLSRRLGNGRGKLLVNGHFAPIIGNVCMDMCMIDVTDITVKEGDEVIIFGDEWPITRVAEDIGTIPYEVLTGISRRVKRVYFRE from the coding sequence ATGCCGGATGGACTAAATCAATATACTATCGGTCAGATCAACAGGATTGTCGGTGGACAACTGATCCTCACCGTAGATGTCGAATCACCTGTCAGTGACCTTCTTATCGACAGCCGCCGGCTGGTATCACCGGATCACTCAATATTCTTTGCTTTGAAGAGTCCGCGAAATGACGGACACTTGTATATCCCAGAACTCCTCGATAAGGGGGTACGCAACTTCGTTATATCGGATATTCCTGACACCATAAAACATGCTCATCCATCCCTCCAGGCGAATATTGTGCAAGTTGACAATACGCTGACTGCATTACAGCATTTATGTGCCAGCCATAGAAAACGTTTCTCTATACCGGTTATTGGAATAACAGGCAGCAATGGCAAAACTATCGTCAAAGAATGGCTTTTTCAGCTCATGGGAAGAGATAAGAATATGGTCAGAAGCCCAAAAAGCTATAACTCACAGATCGGCGTTCCTTTATCCGTATGGCAGTTGAACTCAACTCATGACCTGGCTGTTTTTGAAGCCGGTATCTCCAAACCGGGTGAAATGTCACGACTTCAGGCTATCATCCAGCCTGATATCGGCATCTTTACAAATATCGGACAGGCCCATGATGAGAATTTCAAAACAGTTGACCAGAAAATCAAAGAAAAACTGATCCTGTTTAAAGATACACAAACCCTGATTTATTGTACCGACCAGGTACTTGTCCATCAACATATCAGGGATGATGCCACCTTCGCAGATAAACAGTTTTTTACATGGGGAAATGATGCATTTTGTGACCTGATAATCTCTTCAGTGATCAGTCATCCACAGGGAACGACCATCATGGCCGAGTATCACAAAAACCATATTGAGATTACGATTCCCTTTACCGATGAGGCATCTGTTGAAAATGCCATTCATTGCTGGGCGGTGATGCTCTATTTCGGGTATGATACCAGGGACATTGCACCCCGGATGCGTATACTCACCCCTATCGCCATGCGCATGGAGATGAAGGAAGCCATCAACCACTGCTCCATTATCAACGACAGCTATAGTTCCGACATTAAATCACTTGGCATCGCTCTTGACTTCCTTGATCAGCAAAAACAACATACCGGGAAGACTGTCATCTTATCCGATATCCTGCAAAGCGGCAAGAAAGATAAGGATCTGTATAGCGAAATTGCCGAAATTCTCAGCAGGAAGAATGTCAGCCGGATAATTGGTATTGGACCTGTAATAAGTAACCAGGCCAAACAATTTAAAATGAAAAAGGAATTTTATCCTGATACAGATTCCTTTTTATCCGGTTTTGATGCTGCTTCGTTTCATGATGAAACGATCCTGCTGAAAGGCGCAAGAATATTTGAATTTGAGAAGATCAGCAAAGTATTACAGCTTAAGGCACATGAAACCATCCTTGAAATCAACCTGGATGCTCTCATTCATAACCTCAACTTTTATCGTTCCAAACTGAAGCCCACCACTAAAGTGATGGCGATGGTCAAGGCCTTTTCATATGGCAGCGGCAGTTTTGAGATTGCCAACACGTTACAATATCATCATGCCGATTATCTTGCGGTAGCTTATGCCGATGAAGGGCTGGAGCTTAGACAAACGGGAATCACAATGCCTATCATGGTCATGAATCCCGAGGAGCCTGGCATGGAAACCCTTATCCGGTATGATCTTGAACCGGAGATTTATAATTTCAGGGTTTTAGAACAACTGATGACTGCCATCAGGAATAGTAACGGTAAGAACGACCACCCGGTGTCGATCCATATTAAACTCGATACCGGAATGCATCGCTTGGGTTTTGAAGAAGAACATCTCGACGGACTTGTTACACGCCTTAAAAATGATCCGTTAATCCATATACAATCCATCTTTTCACACCTGGCCTCAAGTGAAAATCCTGAGCATGATGATTTCACCCTGAAACAGATTGAACGTTTCCGGATGATGAGCAGTAAGATTCGATCAGCCTTTAGCCACAAAATTCTTTTACATATTCTCAATTCAGCAGGTATTGTCCGTTTCCCGCAAGCGCAGTTCGACATGGTCAGGCTGGGCATAAGCCTTTATGGGGTGGATACCAGTAACGCAGAGCAACGGCACCTGATCAATGTCAGCACATTGAAATCAAGCATATCACAGATAAAAAAAGTTGTTGCAGGAGAAGCTATAGGTTATAACCTGCAAGGTGTGGCCAGCAGGGACATGAACATGGCGGTGGTGCCTATTGGTTATGCTGACGGGCTCAGCCGCAGGCTGGGCAACGGCAGAGGCAAACTCCTGGTTAACGGGCACTTCGCACCTATTATTGGCAATGTATGCATGGATATGTGCATGATCGATGTGACGGACATCACGGTAAAGGAAGGTGACGAAGTCATCATTTTCGGTGATGAATGGCCTATCACACGAGTTGCGGAAGATATAGGTACAATACCTTATGAAGTTCTCACTGGTATATCCAGGAGGGTCAAACGTGTGTATTTCCGTGAATAG